A genomic region of Papaver somniferum cultivar HN1 chromosome 7, ASM357369v1, whole genome shotgun sequence contains the following coding sequences:
- the LOC113294592 gene encoding PHD finger protein ALFIN-LIKE 4-like isoform X1 — MDGGGGAGGGGAVGQYNPRTVEEVFRDFKGRRTGMIKALTQDVKEFYRQCDPEKENLCLYGFPSEQWEVNLPAEEVPPELPEPALGINFARDGMQEKDWLALVAVHSDAWLLAVAFYFGARFGFDKNERKRLFTMMNDLPTIFEVVTGNAKKHVKEKSSVSNHSSNKPKSNSKMQRPSEPQPTKYAKPTPPPRDDEEGLEDDEEDEHGDALCGACGENYAADEFWICCDICEKWFHGKCVKITPARAEHIKQYKCPSCSNKRSRP, encoded by the exons ATGGACGGAGGTGgaggagctggtggtggtggtgcagtAGGACAGTATAATCCAAGAACAGTGGAAGAAGTTTTTAGAGATTTCAAAGGAAGAAGAACTGGAATGATTAAAGCTCTTACTCAAG ATGTTAAAGAGTTTTATCGCCAATGTGATCCTG AGAAGGAAAACTTGTGCTTGTATGGGTTTCCTAGTGAGCAGTGGGAGGTCAATTTACCTGCTGAAGAAGTCCCCCCTGAGCTTCCAGAACCTGCACTGGGCATTAACTTCGCTAGAGATGGAATGCAAGAAAAAGACTGGTTAGCTTTGGTTGCAGTCCACAGCGATGCATGGCTACTAGCTGTTGCGTTTTATTTTGGTGCTAGATTTGGATTTGATAAAAATGAAAG GAAACGTTTATTTACTATGATGAATGATCTCCCAACCATCTTTGAAGTTGTGACTGGAAATGCAAAGAAACATGTGAAGGAAAAGTCTTCAGTTTCAAACCACAGCAGCAACAAACCCAAGTCGAATTCCAAAATG CAGCGACCATCTGAGCCTCAGCCCACCAAGTATGCCAAGCCAACACCGCCTCCAAGGGACGACGAAGAGGGTTTAGAGGACGACGAAGAGGATGAACATGGGGACGCTCTGTGTGGTGCGTGTGGTGAGAACTACGCAGCGGATGAGTTCTGGATCTGCTGTGACATCTGCGAGAAATGGTTCCATGGAAAATGTGTGAAGATAACTCCAGCTAGGGCTGAACATATCAAGCAATACAAATGTCCATCTTGCAGCAACAAGAGATCACGCCCTTGA
- the LOC113294592 gene encoding PHD finger protein ALFIN-LIKE 4-like isoform X2, whose amino-acid sequence MDGGGGAGGGGAVGQYNPRTVEEVFRDFKGRRTGMIKALTQDVKEFYRQCDPEKENLCLYGFPSEQWEVNLPAEEVPPELPEPALGINFARDGMQEKDWLALVAVHSDAWLLAVAFYFGARFGFDKNERKRLFTMMNDLPTIFEVVTGNAKKHVKEKSSVSNHSSNKPKSNSKMRPSEPQPTKYAKPTPPPRDDEEGLEDDEEDEHGDALCGACGENYAADEFWICCDICEKWFHGKCVKITPARAEHIKQYKCPSCSNKRSRP is encoded by the exons ATGGACGGAGGTGgaggagctggtggtggtggtgcagtAGGACAGTATAATCCAAGAACAGTGGAAGAAGTTTTTAGAGATTTCAAAGGAAGAAGAACTGGAATGATTAAAGCTCTTACTCAAG ATGTTAAAGAGTTTTATCGCCAATGTGATCCTG AGAAGGAAAACTTGTGCTTGTATGGGTTTCCTAGTGAGCAGTGGGAGGTCAATTTACCTGCTGAAGAAGTCCCCCCTGAGCTTCCAGAACCTGCACTGGGCATTAACTTCGCTAGAGATGGAATGCAAGAAAAAGACTGGTTAGCTTTGGTTGCAGTCCACAGCGATGCATGGCTACTAGCTGTTGCGTTTTATTTTGGTGCTAGATTTGGATTTGATAAAAATGAAAG GAAACGTTTATTTACTATGATGAATGATCTCCCAACCATCTTTGAAGTTGTGACTGGAAATGCAAAGAAACATGTGAAGGAAAAGTCTTCAGTTTCAAACCACAGCAGCAACAAACCCAAGTCGAATTCCAAAATG CGACCATCTGAGCCTCAGCCCACCAAGTATGCCAAGCCAACACCGCCTCCAAGGGACGACGAAGAGGGTTTAGAGGACGACGAAGAGGATGAACATGGGGACGCTCTGTGTGGTGCGTGTGGTGAGAACTACGCAGCGGATGAGTTCTGGATCTGCTGTGACATCTGCGAGAAATGGTTCCATGGAAAATGTGTGAAGATAACTCCAGCTAGGGCTGAACATATCAAGCAATACAAATGTCCATCTTGCAGCAACAAGAGATCACGCCCTTGA